A genomic region of Lysinibacillus sp. 2017 contains the following coding sequences:
- a CDS encoding FAD-dependent oxidoreductase yields the protein MKVIIIGGDAAGMSAAMEIVRNNKAAQILVLEKGDIYSYGQCGLPYVINGKVPNANELIARDVEEFRSKYGIDARIFHKVMHIDTKIQKVSGIDVISKEPFEFLYDKLLIATGASPTMPLVENRQLKGIHHVKSIPEMDALVQELPNAKHATVIGAGYIGLEVAETLRDRGINVRIIQRAKQLLAPLDPELAQLVYDEAVKHGVEVLLDEEILGFEGTDFVEGVRTKRGMYDTDLVIVATGVRPNTQFAEGFAKLENGALIVNEKMQTSIEHVYAAGDCASHYHRVKKEIDYLPLGSTANKQGRIAGLNIAGFDHKFQGIVGTSILKFFDLQIGLTGLNNAAADKLNTVVEAHVMEVNDIASYYPNVSPMKIRILVEQSSRKLLGMQAVGTNGVDKRIDVFATALYNHMTFESLLDLDLAYAPPFSGVWDAIMQAPKRYGQK from the coding sequence ATGAAGGTCATTATTATAGGTGGCGATGCAGCGGGGATGAGTGCGGCGATGGAAATCGTACGCAATAACAAAGCTGCCCAAATTCTTGTTTTAGAAAAAGGAGATATTTACTCATATGGGCAATGTGGTTTGCCGTATGTTATTAACGGCAAGGTGCCAAATGCGAACGAATTAATCGCACGTGATGTGGAGGAATTCCGTTCGAAATATGGTATTGATGCGCGCATTTTTCATAAAGTAATGCATATTGATACAAAGATACAAAAGGTAAGTGGCATAGATGTTATTAGCAAGGAGCCCTTTGAATTTTTATATGATAAATTACTAATTGCTACGGGTGCTTCTCCAACGATGCCACTTGTGGAAAATAGACAATTAAAAGGGATTCATCATGTGAAGTCCATTCCTGAAATGGATGCACTTGTGCAGGAATTACCGAACGCAAAGCATGCAACGGTCATTGGTGCAGGTTATATTGGGCTTGAGGTTGCCGAAACGCTTCGAGATCGAGGAATCAATGTACGTATTATTCAGCGTGCAAAACAACTCCTGGCACCACTTGATCCTGAGCTAGCACAGCTTGTTTATGATGAGGCAGTGAAACACGGCGTGGAAGTATTATTAGATGAAGAAATTTTAGGTTTTGAAGGCACGGATTTTGTAGAAGGCGTGCGAACAAAGCGCGGTATGTATGACACAGATCTTGTAATTGTCGCAACAGGTGTACGTCCGAATACGCAATTTGCGGAAGGCTTTGCAAAACTTGAAAACGGCGCTTTAATCGTCAATGAAAAAATGCAAACTTCTATTGAACATGTGTATGCAGCGGGAGATTGTGCATCGCATTATCACCGTGTGAAAAAAGAAATTGACTACTTGCCACTTGGTTCAACAGCCAATAAGCAAGGGCGCATTGCAGGTCTCAATATTGCCGGCTTTGATCACAAATTCCAGGGTATTGTCGGCACGTCCATTTTGAAATTCTTTGACTTACAAATTGGGCTGACGGGGTTAAACAATGCTGCAGCGGATAAGCTAAACACAGTCGTTGAGGCGCATGTGATGGAAGTAAATGATATTGCAAGCTATTATCCAAATGTAAGTCCGATGAAAATTCGTATACTTGTGGAGCAAAGTAGTCGTAAGCTGTTAGGCATGCAAGCGGTTGGAACGAATGGTGTAGATAAACGAATAGATGTTTTTGCGACGGCACTTTATAACCATATGACATTTGAAAGCTTACTCGACTTAGATTTAGCGTATGCACCGCCATTTAGTGGTGTATGGGATGCAATTATGCAAGCACCAAAACGTTACGGCCAAAAGTAA
- a CDS encoding ABC transporter ATP-binding protein, translated as MSTILQVKDVSKVYGKGATTFEALKNISFEIEKGEFVGVMGPSGAGKSTLLNVLATIDTATSGDIIIDQANIAKMKEEQLADFRRDHLGFIFQDYNLLDSLTVRENIVLPLAIAKVKPADIKTRVEKIASQFGIHELLNKYPYQISGGQKQRTAASRALVTEPKMIFADEPTGALDSKSATDLLESLSVLNEKQQSTIMMVTHDAYAASFCQRILLIKDGITYKELFRGMKTRKQFFQFILEELAVMDGDMHDVI; from the coding sequence ATGAGTACAATATTACAAGTGAAAGACGTTTCAAAAGTGTACGGCAAAGGTGCTACAACATTTGAAGCATTAAAAAATATATCATTTGAAATTGAAAAAGGGGAATTCGTTGGCGTCATGGGGCCTTCGGGTGCTGGGAAATCGACGTTACTGAACGTATTAGCAACAATCGATACCGCTACGTCAGGTGATATCATCATCGATCAGGCGAATATCGCGAAGATGAAAGAAGAGCAGCTTGCTGATTTCCGTCGTGATCACTTAGGTTTCATCTTCCAAGACTATAACCTACTAGATTCACTAACTGTTCGCGAAAATATCGTGCTTCCACTTGCCATTGCAAAAGTGAAGCCAGCTGATATTAAAACACGTGTTGAAAAAATTGCATCCCAATTTGGCATTCACGAGTTACTGAATAAATATCCATATCAAATTTCAGGGGGGCAAAAACAACGTACCGCCGCATCAAGAGCGCTCGTTACAGAGCCAAAAATGATTTTCGCTGATGAGCCGACTGGAGCCCTCGACTCAAAGTCAGCTACAGATTTACTGGAAAGCTTAAGTGTCTTAAATGAAAAACAACAATCTACTATTATGATGGTCACACATGACGCGTATGCCGCAAGCTTTTGCCAACGTATTTTGTTAATCAAAGATGGTATTACGTATAAGGAATTATTCCGAGGTATGAAAACTAGAAAGCAGTTTTTTCAATTTATTTTAGAGGAGCTAGCAGTAATGGACGGTGATATGCATGACGTTATTTGA
- a CDS encoding ABC transporter permease has protein sequence MTLFDLAVKNIRRNMKSYSLYIGSMVFSILIYFTFVTLKFSDEMFTEASSSTLVSTLMNISSVMLIIFVAIFIAYSNSFFMKKRKKEMGLYSLLGVRKKQIGFLLFFENMMIGLFSLVVGIILGFFASKGLLAILIKLMGLELVSSFTLSGAAVRQTLLVFIVIFLFTSLQGYYVIYKFKLIDLFHAEKKGEDLPKAKFITALLGVLFIGAGYYLAAQDIITSKAWMALGILTTPLIIVLLVVVGTYLLFHSVTVFVLSKLKNNERWAWRGLNLMTVSQMLYRIRGNAKTLTLIAILSATTITAGGAVFGLYYNIGKDTQKYAPNTLMWQGNAIDIQSDAIIYNESLMVKNEDLTIFKNEYNYSFVTLSQYNNIASLQGKEVLSLSGNNVYVIDAYYDERFSRAYTGEEMLVGEEKYMVKDFTSDAIFNTPAMFVTVVVADEVFEKLEGEQQVYQLVEMEDEKNQLAVSKQIESQLDENSSFSSYPETYHASVQSFGALLFAGSFLGLVFLMAMGSIIYFKMITEAEEDRSKYEILYKVGVNNKEMKKTIRAQVGLIFGIPLIVGIVHSMFALKAFSMLLSLDIVVPVVIWIVVYSLIYAIYYVLTVSYFNKTIRQKI, from the coding sequence ATGACGTTATTTGATTTAGCCGTAAAAAATATTCGTCGTAACATGAAAAGCTATTCGCTTTATATCGGATCAATGGTGTTTAGTATCCTCATTTACTTTACGTTCGTCACACTGAAATTTAGTGATGAGATGTTTACTGAAGCGAGCAGCTCGACATTAGTTAGTACGTTAATGAATATTTCGTCGGTCATGCTCATTATTTTTGTCGCCATCTTCATCGCTTATTCAAATTCATTTTTCATGAAAAAACGTAAAAAAGAAATGGGCCTCTATTCATTACTCGGTGTACGTAAAAAACAAATCGGTTTTCTACTCTTTTTTGAAAATATGATGATTGGCTTGTTTTCATTAGTAGTCGGAATTATTTTAGGATTCTTTGCTTCAAAAGGATTGCTTGCAATTTTAATCAAACTAATGGGACTTGAACTAGTTTCGAGCTTTACATTATCTGGCGCAGCGGTTCGCCAAACATTACTTGTGTTTATCGTGATTTTCTTATTCACATCGCTGCAAGGCTATTATGTGATTTATAAATTTAAGTTAATTGATTTATTTCATGCCGAGAAAAAAGGCGAGGATTTACCAAAGGCCAAATTCATTACAGCGCTACTCGGCGTATTATTCATCGGAGCCGGCTATTATTTAGCTGCACAAGATATTATTACGTCAAAAGCCTGGATGGCGCTTGGGATTTTAACAACGCCACTGATTATTGTGCTGCTTGTTGTGGTAGGTACTTATTTATTATTCCATAGCGTAACGGTATTCGTTTTATCGAAATTAAAAAATAACGAACGCTGGGCATGGCGCGGCCTCAATTTAATGACCGTTTCACAAATGCTATACCGTATCCGTGGAAATGCGAAAACTTTAACATTAATTGCCATTTTGAGTGCAACGACAATTACTGCAGGTGGAGCTGTGTTTGGTCTTTATTACAATATTGGAAAAGATACACAAAAATATGCACCAAATACGTTGATGTGGCAAGGAAATGCTATAGATATACAGTCTGATGCAATAATATACAACGAGTCTTTGATGGTTAAAAATGAAGATCTAACTATATTCAAAAACGAGTATAATTATTCATTTGTAACATTATCTCAATATAATAATATAGCTTCATTGCAGGGGAAAGAAGTCCTATCGTTATCGGGAAATAATGTGTACGTCATCGATGCGTATTATGATGAGCGTTTTTCTCGGGCGTACACGGGTGAAGAAATGTTAGTCGGTGAAGAGAAGTACATGGTGAAAGACTTTACATCGGATGCCATTTTTAATACACCAGCCATGTTCGTAACCGTTGTTGTAGCGGATGAAGTTTTTGAAAAGCTAGAAGGCGAGCAACAAGTGTATCAGCTTGTTGAAATGGAAGATGAAAAAAATCAACTTGCTGTTTCAAAACAAATCGAATCGCAACTTGACGAAAATTCAAGCTTCTCTAGTTATCCAGAAACGTATCATGCAAGTGTGCAATCATTTGGTGCGCTATTGTTCGCTGGTAGCTTCTTGGGATTAGTATTTTTAATGGCAATGGGTAGTATCATTTACTTCAAAATGATCACCGAAGCTGAAGAAGATCGCAGCAAGTATGAAATTTTATATAAAGTGGGCGTAAACAACAAAGAGATGAAGAAAACAATCCGTGCCCAAGTCGGCTTAATCTTCGGGATTCCGTTAATTGTCGGGATTGTACACAGTATGTTCGCATTAAAGGCATTCTCAATGCTGCTAAGTTTAGATATTGTCGTGCCTGTTGTGATTTGGATTGTTGTGTATTCACTCATTTACGCGATTTACTATGTACTAACTGTCTCTTATTTCAATAAAACGATTCGTCAAAAAATATAA
- a CDS encoding YxeA family protein yields MKKIFIMCGILIVLVIGALAVLATMDFNRLGKDNLYVQITADGDEERYVTSNGVVNYTYWYTQTAYDEEGEDVDVKFSAQKNLRHDAYLKLYVKEGNEVSSYDEVQFDELPTKVKDKFRE; encoded by the coding sequence ATGAAGAAAATATTTATCATGTGTGGAATTTTAATCGTGTTAGTGATTGGCGCATTAGCAGTACTTGCAACAATGGACTTTAATCGCTTAGGAAAAGACAACTTATATGTTCAAATTACAGCAGATGGTGACGAAGAACGTTACGTGACAAGTAACGGCGTAGTTAACTACACTTACTGGTACACACAAACAGCGTATGATGAAGAGGGGGAAGATGTCGACGTGAAATTCTCTGCGCAAAAAAACTTGCGCCATGATGCGTATTTAAAACTCTATGTAAAGGAAGGGAACGAAGTAAGTTCTTATGATGAAGTTCAGTTTGATGAGCTGCCAACTAAGGTGAAAGATAAGTTTCGAGAGTAG
- a CDS encoding DEAD/DEAH box helicase family protein: MNIEQQLHQALLEIRRLQQENLYLKQLLKRQQFKANETLVSVKPININEQTKETILRKRVQIFKSLFRGRDDVYAVRWQSKNLKSGYTPACALEWQPPLCQKPTIKCSQCQVRQLMPLTDEVIYRHLAGEVTIGLYPLLKDETCWFLAVDFDKRDWQKDIQAFVETCQRMNIPVSIERSRSGNGGHVWIFFSEPVSAKVARQLGNFLLSETLSNRYELGMDSYDRLFPNQDTLPKGGFGNLIALPLQRGPRMQGNSVFIDEDFNPYEDQWGYLQEVRKLDLSSVKKIVRVPSQQKQIIQIENKENNPVEKLPLTLKIIEKNGLHLNKHEIPSHIMHELLKLSSLKNPEFFKAQAKRLSTHGIPKNINCHEETADFIIIPRGCKEALIKVIENKGIEPLFDDQTQIGKAITANFKGVLTSEQQIAVEKLLDYPIGILSAATGFGKTVIAAALIAQRKVNTLIVVHRKQLMEQWKERLNTFIDKGTLIGQIGGGKNKQTFTIDIVTIQSLNYRGEIKDDLTKYGQIIVDECHHISAVSFEKVMKKVEAKYVCGLTATPMRKDGLHPIMMMQLGPIRYKVTAKSNAKQHLFEQILHPRYTNFKCSMPNDTKQIQEIYKEIVHDSARNYLIFDDVLKALNEGAAPLILTERLEHVKILETMFKNFVKNIIVLTGGMKSKEQLEKLDALQNPNMNEEQLIIATGKYIGEGFDNARLDTLFLVMPLSWKGTLQQYVGRLHRAHDNKSVVKVYDYIDQNVPMLQKMFDKRLKAYQSMGYKVVGEKNSNLSSTEQIKLF; the protein is encoded by the coding sequence ATGAATATAGAGCAGCAACTTCATCAAGCTTTGTTAGAAATCAGAAGGTTACAACAAGAAAATTTATATTTAAAGCAACTACTTAAGCGGCAACAGTTTAAAGCAAACGAAACATTAGTATCGGTTAAGCCAATTAATATAAATGAACAAACAAAAGAAACAATTCTTCGAAAAAGAGTGCAGATTTTCAAAAGTTTATTTCGAGGGAGAGATGATGTCTATGCTGTTCGGTGGCAATCAAAGAATCTCAAATCTGGCTATACACCTGCCTGTGCATTGGAGTGGCAGCCACCGTTGTGTCAAAAACCAACTATAAAATGTTCGCAATGTCAGGTGAGACAGCTCATGCCTCTTACGGATGAAGTGATTTATCGACATCTTGCAGGTGAGGTCACTATCGGTCTATACCCTTTGTTAAAGGATGAGACATGCTGGTTTTTAGCGGTAGATTTTGATAAGAGAGATTGGCAAAAAGATATACAAGCATTCGTAGAAACGTGCCAAAGAATGAATATCCCTGTTAGTATCGAGCGTTCGAGGTCTGGCAATGGGGGGCATGTGTGGATCTTTTTTAGTGAACCTGTTTCAGCAAAGGTAGCTCGTCAATTAGGAAATTTTTTGTTATCAGAAACGCTATCTAATCGATATGAACTTGGAATGGATTCTTATGATCGGCTCTTTCCGAATCAGGATACTTTACCAAAGGGAGGCTTCGGAAATTTAATCGCACTTCCTTTACAACGAGGACCTCGTATGCAAGGAAATAGTGTATTTATAGATGAAGATTTTAATCCGTATGAAGATCAATGGGGTTACCTACAGGAAGTTCGTAAATTAGATTTAAGTAGTGTGAAAAAAATAGTAAGAGTACCTTCTCAGCAGAAGCAGATTATACAAATAGAAAACAAGGAAAATAATCCTGTAGAAAAGCTCCCATTAACTCTGAAGATAATAGAAAAAAATGGACTCCATTTAAATAAACATGAAATTCCTTCACACATAATGCATGAGCTTTTAAAATTATCTTCATTAAAGAATCCAGAATTTTTCAAAGCACAGGCTAAACGTTTAAGTACACATGGAATTCCTAAAAATATAAATTGTCACGAAGAAACAGCGGACTTTATTATTATCCCTCGCGGATGTAAGGAAGCGTTAATAAAGGTAATAGAAAATAAAGGAATTGAGCCTTTATTTGATGACCAAACACAAATAGGTAAAGCAATAACAGCTAATTTTAAAGGGGTTTTAACATCAGAGCAACAAATAGCGGTAGAAAAGCTTTTAGATTATCCAATCGGGATTTTATCGGCTGCTACCGGTTTTGGTAAAACAGTGATTGCTGCAGCCCTGATAGCGCAAAGAAAAGTAAATACGTTAATTGTTGTTCATCGAAAGCAATTAATGGAGCAGTGGAAAGAACGTCTTAATACTTTTATAGATAAAGGAACATTGATCGGACAGATTGGCGGAGGGAAAAATAAACAGACATTTACTATTGATATAGTTACCATTCAAAGTTTAAATTATCGCGGGGAAATAAAAGATGACCTGACAAAGTATGGTCAGATTATTGTAGATGAATGTCATCATATTTCGGCAGTAAGCTTTGAGAAAGTAATGAAAAAAGTAGAAGCTAAATATGTTTGTGGTTTAACCGCTACACCAATGAGAAAAGACGGCTTACATCCAATTATGATGATGCAATTAGGTCCAATTCGTTATAAGGTCACAGCTAAGTCCAATGCAAAGCAACATTTATTTGAACAAATTTTACATCCTCGTTATACGAATTTTAAGTGTTCCATGCCAAATGATACGAAGCAAATCCAAGAAATTTATAAAGAAATAGTGCATGATTCTGCAAGAAATTATTTGATTTTTGATGATGTTTTAAAAGCTTTAAACGAGGGAGCTGCTCCGTTGATTTTGACTGAAAGATTAGAACATGTGAAAATTTTAGAAACGATGTTTAAAAATTTTGTAAAAAATATTATCGTGCTAACTGGCGGTATGAAATCTAAGGAACAGCTAGAGAAATTAGATGCACTGCAAAACCCAAATATGAATGAGGAACAACTTATTATTGCAACAGGTAAATATATAGGCGAAGGCTTTGATAATGCTAGATTAGATACATTATTTTTAGTAATGCCCTTATCATGGAAAGGAACGCTGCAACAGTATGTCGGAAGGTTACATCGAGCACATGATAATAAATCGGTAGTGAAAGTATATGATTACATTGATCAAAACGTACCCATGCTTCAAAAGATGTTTGATAAGAGATTAAAGGCATATCAGTCGATGGGGTATAAAGTGGTTGGTGAAAAAAATAGTAACTTATCAAGTACAGAGCAAATAAAATTATTTTAA
- a CDS encoding Fic family protein, producing MLEQIDIKKQQLDAKRPLPKYTVQSLREKLFLEWTYNSNAIEGNTLTINETKVVLEGITVGGKTMREHLEVINHRDAISYVEDIVHKEESFSDWQIKNLHRLILKGIDDNYAGVYRDQQVFISGAVHTPPPPFKIQEHMDSLMSWYDGEAQCLHPIVRSVMLHAIFVSIHPFIDGNGRTSRLLLNLELMKSGYPSIIIRVENRLAYYNALDKAHTTKDYDDFVELVAKEVEASLDLYLSAI from the coding sequence GTGCTTGAACAAATTGATATAAAAAAGCAGCAGTTAGATGCAAAACGTCCACTTCCAAAATATACAGTCCAAAGTCTACGAGAAAAGTTATTTTTAGAATGGACGTACAACTCAAATGCAATTGAAGGCAATACCTTAACGATCAATGAAACAAAAGTTGTACTTGAAGGCATAACAGTAGGCGGGAAAACGATGCGAGAGCATTTAGAGGTCATCAATCACCGAGATGCTATTTCATATGTTGAAGATATTGTTCATAAAGAAGAGTCTTTTTCCGATTGGCAAATTAAAAATTTACATCGTCTCATATTAAAAGGGATTGATGATAACTATGCAGGTGTGTATCGAGACCAGCAAGTGTTTATTTCAGGTGCTGTTCATACACCGCCACCACCATTTAAGATTCAGGAACATATGGATTCGTTAATGAGTTGGTATGACGGGGAAGCACAGTGCTTACATCCGATTGTTCGTAGTGTGATGCTACATGCTATTTTTGTTAGCATTCATCCTTTTATTGATGGAAACGGTCGTACTTCAAGATTATTATTGAACTTAGAGTTAATGAAATCTGGGTACCCATCAATTATTATTCGTGTAGAAAATCGCTTAGCCTATTACAACGCATTAGATAAAGCACATACAACGAAAGACTATGACGATTTTGTAGAGCTTGTAGCGAAAGAAGTAGAGGCTTCTCTAGATTTATATTTAAGTGCAATATAA